A genome region from Streptomyces sp. NBC_01296 includes the following:
- a CDS encoding AAA family ATPase — MSGANGTKRFGHGLVLGKFYPPHAGHHHLVRTAQEQCERLTVLVCAASVESVPLADRVAWMREAHPGAEVVGAVDDIPVDLHDPAVWEAHMAVFRGAVPGPVDAVFTSEEYGSELARRFGAEEVCVDPGRTRFPVSGTAVRADPVGNWEFLGPGVRAALTRRIVVLGAESTGTTTLSRALAAHYRARGGVWAGTGWVAEYGRAYSEEKLAAARAADPAATWEDVSFTAAEFPVIARRQDAEEERAARTGSPVLICDTDSFATGIWHERYMGGRSEEVEKIAAMTPRDLYLLTDHADVPFEDDGLRDGEHLRPWMTDRFRAELDRTGRRFLIVRGDHETRLKAAVEAVDELLRAGRHFADPLPEKR; from the coding sequence ATGAGCGGCGCGAACGGGACGAAGCGCTTCGGGCACGGGCTCGTGCTCGGCAAGTTCTACCCGCCGCACGCCGGGCACCACCACCTCGTGCGCACCGCCCAGGAGCAGTGCGAGCGGCTGACCGTGCTGGTGTGCGCCGCCTCGGTGGAGTCGGTGCCGCTCGCCGACCGGGTGGCCTGGATGCGCGAGGCGCACCCGGGGGCGGAGGTCGTCGGCGCGGTCGACGACATCCCGGTCGACCTGCACGACCCGGCGGTCTGGGAGGCGCACATGGCGGTCTTCCGGGGCGCGGTGCCCGGGCCGGTCGACGCCGTCTTCACCTCGGAGGAGTACGGGAGCGAGCTCGCCCGGCGGTTCGGCGCCGAGGAGGTCTGCGTGGACCCGGGGCGGACCCGCTTCCCCGTCTCCGGCACGGCGGTACGGGCGGACCCGGTCGGGAACTGGGAGTTCCTGGGGCCGGGCGTACGCGCCGCCCTGACCCGGCGGATCGTCGTACTCGGCGCCGAGTCGACCGGTACGACGACCCTGTCGCGGGCCCTCGCGGCCCACTACCGGGCGCGCGGTGGGGTCTGGGCCGGGACGGGCTGGGTCGCGGAGTACGGGCGCGCGTACAGCGAGGAGAAGCTGGCGGCGGCGCGGGCGGCGGACCCGGCGGCGACCTGGGAGGACGTGTCGTTCACCGCCGCGGAGTTCCCGGTGATCGCGCGGCGGCAGGACGCGGAGGAGGAGCGGGCGGCCCGGACGGGCTCGCCGGTGCTGATCTGCGACACCGACTCCTTCGCGACCGGCATCTGGCACGAGCGGTACATGGGAGGGCGCAGCGAGGAGGTCGAGAAGATCGCCGCCATGACGCCCCGGGACCTGTACCTCCTCACGGACCATGCGGACGTGCCCTTCGAGGACGACGGCCTGCGCGACGGCGAGCACCTGAGGCCCTGGATGACGGACCGCTTCCGCGCGGAACTCGACCGGACCGGGCGGCGTTTCCTGATCGTACGAGGCGATCACGAGACGCGGCTGAAGGCGGCGGTCGAGGCGGTCGACGAACTGCTCCGCGCGGGCCGGCACTTCGCGGACCCCCTGCCGGAGAAGCGATGA
- a CDS encoding NUDIX hydrolase, whose product MTTAYDPHAFEPFAVTVDLAVFTVRGGALHVLLIRRGQEPYAGAWALPGGFLLPRESAETAARRELAEETGLPEAVVGALHLEQLRTYSEPDRDPRMRVVSVAFTALVPDMPEPAAEGGGDADRARWVPVEKTGPLAFDHALILSDARSRIGAKLEYTCLATGFCPPEFTLGELQAVYETVWGTALDRPNFRRKVLATPGFVEAVPGAARLTGGRGKPAALYRAGPATTLHPPLLRPTEGNAK is encoded by the coding sequence ATGACGACGGCCTACGACCCGCACGCGTTCGAACCCTTCGCGGTGACGGTCGACCTGGCGGTGTTCACCGTCCGCGGCGGGGCGCTGCACGTCCTGCTGATCCGCCGCGGCCAGGAGCCGTACGCGGGAGCCTGGGCGCTGCCCGGCGGCTTCCTGCTGCCCAGGGAGTCCGCGGAGACGGCGGCCCGCCGGGAACTGGCCGAGGAGACCGGCCTGCCGGAGGCGGTCGTCGGCGCGCTCCACCTGGAGCAGCTGCGCACGTACAGCGAGCCCGACCGCGATCCCCGGATGCGGGTCGTCTCGGTGGCCTTCACCGCCCTGGTCCCGGACATGCCGGAGCCGGCGGCGGAGGGCGGCGGCGACGCGGACCGGGCGCGCTGGGTGCCGGTGGAGAAGACCGGGCCGCTGGCCTTCGACCACGCGCTGATCCTGTCCGACGCCCGCTCCCGCATCGGCGCAAAACTCGAATACACCTGCCTGGCCACGGGGTTCTGCCCGCCCGAATTCACCCTCGGGGAGCTCCAGGCCGTCTACGAGACCGTCTGGGGGACCGCCCTGGACCGCCCCAACTTCCGCCGCAAGGTCCTGGCGACGCCCGGCTTCGTCGAGGCCGTGCCGGGAGCCGCCCGGCTGACCGGAGGCCGCGGCAAACCGGCCGCGCTGTACCGGGCGGGCCCGGCGACCACCCTGCACCCCCCGCTGCTCCGCCCCACGGAAGGAAACGCGAAATGA
- a CDS encoding ADP-ribosylglycohydrolase family protein translates to MTLVPRKRPATGALIGLALGDALGFPTEFNDVPSILAKTGPWREMRLPSPAIVTDDTQMTLALARGMRTAMDRGRVGPLRLARPVREEFVDWYHSPENNRAPGNTCLRACNLLNDPSRDWRDASQIGSKGCGANMRVVPVGLVPGWTEEERAGAAQLQSALTHGHPTALAASDLTARAVYLLAQGTEVTGLVGQLRSYALHHRTHYHERWLGDLWMRTASDATPESFIARGWDECLSVLDRLTAALKSPSPETDPCLTTGDGWIAEEALATALQCFLLFPEAPLTALRRAACTRGDSDSIACLAGAFAGAHLGPDVWPRDWEARIEYRDELLAFGALWDA, encoded by the coding sequence ATGACCCTGGTCCCGAGGAAGCGGCCGGCGACGGGGGCCCTGATCGGCCTCGCCCTCGGCGATGCGCTGGGCTTCCCGACGGAGTTCAACGACGTCCCGTCGATCCTGGCGAAGACCGGCCCGTGGCGCGAGATGCGGCTGCCGAGCCCGGCGATCGTCACGGACGACACCCAGATGACGCTGGCCCTGGCGCGCGGCATGCGGACGGCGATGGATCGCGGCAGGGTCGGCCCGCTGCGCCTGGCCCGCCCGGTCCGGGAAGAGTTCGTGGACTGGTACCACTCCCCGGAGAACAACAGGGCGCCCGGCAACACGTGCCTGCGGGCGTGCAATCTGCTGAACGACCCCTCCCGGGACTGGCGGGACGCGAGCCAGATCGGGTCGAAGGGCTGCGGGGCGAACATGCGGGTGGTCCCGGTGGGTCTGGTGCCCGGCTGGACGGAGGAGGAGCGCGCCGGCGCGGCGCAGCTCCAGTCGGCCCTGACCCACGGCCACCCGACGGCCCTGGCCGCCTCGGACCTCACGGCCCGGGCGGTGTACCTCCTCGCGCAGGGCACGGAGGTGACGGGCCTGGTCGGCCAACTCCGCTCGTACGCCCTGCACCACCGCACGCACTACCACGAGCGCTGGCTGGGCGACCTCTGGATGCGCACGGCGTCGGACGCGACCCCGGAGTCGTTCATCGCCCGCGGCTGGGACGAGTGCCTGTCGGTCCTGGACCGCCTGACGGCGGCGTTGAAGTCGCCCTCTCCGGAAACGGACCCGTGCCTGACGACGGGCGACGGCTGGATCGCGGAAGAAGCCCTGGCCACGGCCCTCCAGTGCTTCCTCCTCTTCCCGGAGGCCCCCCTCACGGCCCTGCGCCGCGCGGCCTGCACGAGGGGCGACTCGGACTCCATCGCCTGCCTGGCCGGCGCCTTCGCGGGCGCCCACCTGGGCCCGGACGTCTGGCCCCGCGACTGGGAGGCCCGCATCGAGTACCGCGACGAACTCCTGGCCTTCGGAGCCCTCTGGGATGCTTGA
- a CDS encoding nucleotidyltransferase domain-containing protein — protein sequence MLDALSIDLTPVVAEQPDPLLFATVSGAHLYGFPSRDSDIDLRGAHLLPASALLGLREPQKTRTRMWDRDDVEMDLVTHDLRKFVRLMLNRNGYVLEQLLSPLVVHTTAAHEELIALAPGVLTSHHAHHYRGFANTQWGLFGKTGELKPLLYAFRALLTGIHLMRAGEIQAHLPTLLGDVRESPAYLADLIEAKVAAEHGPAAGTDGSRAQRDFEALHAVLEAAQAASALPTQVSAYDALDDLVVRRRRLDG from the coding sequence ATGCTGGATGCACTGAGTATCGACCTGACCCCCGTGGTGGCGGAGCAGCCCGACCCGCTGCTCTTCGCCACGGTCTCGGGCGCCCACCTGTACGGCTTCCCCTCCCGGGACTCGGACATCGACCTGCGCGGTGCCCACCTCCTGCCTGCGTCGGCCCTGCTCGGCCTGCGCGAGCCGCAGAAGACCCGGACCCGCATGTGGGACCGGGACGACGTGGAGATGGACCTCGTCACGCACGACCTGCGCAAGTTCGTCCGGCTGATGCTCAACCGCAACGGCTACGTCCTGGAGCAGTTGCTGTCCCCGCTGGTGGTCCACACGACGGCGGCGCACGAGGAACTGATCGCACTGGCCCCGGGCGTCCTGACCTCCCACCACGCCCACCACTACCGGGGTTTCGCGAACACCCAGTGGGGCCTCTTCGGGAAGACCGGTGAACTCAAGCCGCTGCTCTACGCCTTCCGCGCGCTGCTGACCGGCATCCACCTGATGCGCGCCGGCGAGATCCAGGCACATCTGCCGACCCTGCTGGGCGACGTACGGGAGTCCCCGGCGTACCTGGCCGACCTGATCGAGGCCAAGGTCGCGGCCGAGCACGGCCCGGCCGCCGGCACGGACGGATCCCGCGCCCAGCGGGACTTCGAGGCGTTGCACGCGGTCCTGGAGGCGGCGCAGGCCGCGTCCGCACTGCCGACGCAGGTGTCGGCGTACGACGCGCTCGACGACCTCGTCGTCCGGCGCCGGAGACTAGACGGCTGA
- a CDS encoding nucleotidyltransferase domain-containing protein, with translation MNEPTTPAEALNLALVRDHTVYACVMGSRAFGLATEASDTDRRGVYVAPTPLFWRFEKPPTHVEGPREEEFSWELERFCELALRANPNILECMHSPLVERLTPVGEELLSLREAFLSRRAHTTFTRYAASQRAKLVADVRIHGAPRWKHAMHLLRLLLSCRDLLRTGRLTIDATEHRDRLLSVKRGELTWPEVDTWMSRLTAESETALATTPLPEAPDLSRVEDFLLRTRRMSAV, from the coding sequence ATGAACGAGCCGACGACGCCCGCGGAAGCCCTGAACCTCGCCCTGGTACGCGACCACACGGTCTACGCGTGCGTCATGGGCTCCCGGGCGTTCGGCCTGGCGACGGAGGCGAGCGACACCGACCGGCGCGGGGTGTACGTCGCCCCGACCCCCCTCTTCTGGCGCTTCGAGAAGCCGCCGACGCATGTGGAGGGCCCGCGGGAGGAGGAGTTCTCCTGGGAGCTGGAACGCTTCTGCGAACTCGCCCTGCGCGCCAACCCGAACATCCTGGAGTGCATGCACTCCCCGCTGGTGGAACGGCTGACCCCGGTGGGCGAGGAACTCCTCTCCCTCCGGGAGGCCTTCCTCTCCCGCCGGGCCCACACCACCTTCACCCGGTACGCGGCCTCCCAGCGCGCCAAACTCGTCGCGGACGTCCGCATCCACGGCGCCCCGCGCTGGAAGCACGCCATGCACCTCCTGCGCCTGCTCCTGTCCTGCCGCGACCTCCTGCGCACGGGCCGCCTGACGATCGACGCCACCGAGCACCGCGACCGCCTCCTGTCGGTCAAACGCGGCGAACTCACCTGGCCCGAGGTCGACACGTGGATGTCCCGCCTGACGGCGGAATCCGAAACGGCCCTGGCCACGACCCCCCTCCCCGAAGCCCCGGACCTGTCCCGCGTGGAGGACTTCCTCCTCCGCACGCGCCGGATGTCAGCCGTCTAG
- a CDS encoding Rieske (2Fe-2S) protein: MSDPTPTARRTVLAAGAAALAGGTLTACGGEEKNPKSEPGSASSPQAAQSPSPSSGTAAGKALLKSSAVPVGGGTILKEEKLVVTQPTAGSFRCFTAVCTHQGCIVNKVEAGTIDCPCHGSKFEITDGAVAHGPATRPLAEKQITVAPDGNISLA; the protein is encoded by the coding sequence ATGAGCGACCCCACGCCGACAGCCCGCCGCACGGTACTGGCGGCAGGTGCCGCCGCGCTGGCCGGCGGCACGCTCACCGCGTGCGGCGGCGAGGAGAAGAACCCGAAGAGCGAGCCGGGCAGCGCCTCCAGCCCGCAGGCGGCGCAGTCCCCCTCGCCCTCGTCCGGGACGGCTGCGGGCAAGGCCCTGCTGAAGTCCTCCGCCGTACCGGTGGGCGGCGGCACGATCCTCAAGGAGGAGAAGCTGGTCGTCACCCAGCCGACGGCCGGGTCCTTCCGCTGCTTCACGGCGGTGTGCACGCACCAGGGCTGCATCGTGAACAAGGTGGAGGCCGGCACCATCGACTGCCCCTGCCACGGCAGCAAGTTCGAGATCACGGACGGCGCTGTGGCCCACGGCCCGGCCACCCGTCCCCTGGCGGAGAAGCAGATCACGGTGGCCCCGGACGGCAATATCTCGCTCGCGTAG
- a CDS encoding DUF952 domain-containing protein, protein MIFHIVPLADWTAAPELPYAPSSLDSEGFVHCSADRPTVLEIAEAHYRDAPGPLLAVELDERALTSEVRREGESGGRYPHVHGPLDRAAVVRVWEVVRTPGAPAELSPWGQGS, encoded by the coding sequence ATGATCTTCCACATCGTTCCGCTCGCCGACTGGACCGCCGCGCCCGAGCTTCCGTACGCCCCCTCCTCGCTCGACTCGGAGGGCTTCGTGCACTGCTCGGCCGACCGCCCGACGGTGCTCGAGATCGCGGAAGCGCACTACCGCGACGCACCGGGTCCGCTGCTGGCCGTCGAGCTCGACGAACGGGCCCTGACCTCGGAGGTCCGCCGCGAGGGTGAATCCGGTGGCCGCTACCCGCACGTCCACGGCCCGCTGGACCGGGCGGCCGTGGTCCGCGTCTGGGAGGTCGTCCGTACGCCGGGCGCCCCGGCGGAACTGTCCCCGTGGGGGCAGGGCTCCTGA
- a CDS encoding prephenate dehydrogenase, whose product MRTAVVIGTGLIGTSAALALAARGITVHLADHDPAQARTAAALGAGTDEAPEGQVDLAIVAVPPAHVAATLADAIGRGAARAYVDVASVKGGPRRELAALGVDVTAYIGTHPMAGKEQSGPLAATADLFEGRPWVLTPTRDTDHEVLNLALELVALCKAVPVVMDADAHDRAVALVSHTPQLVSSMVAARLEEADETAVRLCGQGIRDVTRIAASDPRMWVEILSANPGPVADVLAGIASDLEATVDALRGLQSADVEKRRGGAAGIEDVLKRGNAGRVRVPGKHGAAPVAYETVAVLISDQPGELARIFADAGRAGVNIEDVRIEHATGQQAGLVQLMVDPRAAAALTAELRERGWALRQQ is encoded by the coding sequence GTGAGAACCGCCGTCGTCATCGGAACCGGACTGATCGGCACCTCCGCGGCGCTCGCCCTGGCCGCCCGCGGCATCACCGTCCACCTCGCCGACCACGATCCGGCCCAGGCCCGTACGGCCGCCGCGCTCGGCGCCGGCACCGACGAGGCCCCCGAGGGCCAGGTCGACCTCGCGATCGTCGCCGTACCGCCGGCCCACGTGGCCGCGACCCTGGCCGACGCGATCGGCCGGGGCGCGGCCCGCGCGTACGTGGACGTGGCCAGCGTCAAGGGCGGGCCGCGCCGGGAGCTGGCGGCCCTGGGCGTGGACGTCACCGCGTACATCGGGACCCACCCGATGGCCGGCAAGGAGCAGTCGGGGCCGCTGGCCGCGACGGCCGACCTGTTCGAGGGCCGGCCCTGGGTGCTCACCCCGACCCGGGACACCGACCACGAGGTGCTCAACCTGGCGCTCGAGCTGGTGGCCCTGTGCAAGGCCGTACCGGTGGTCATGGACGCCGACGCGCACGACCGGGCGGTGGCGCTGGTTTCGCACACCCCGCAGCTGGTGTCCAGCATGGTCGCGGCGCGCCTCGAGGAGGCCGACGAGACGGCGGTACGGCTCTGCGGGCAGGGCATCCGGGACGTGACGCGGATCGCCGCCTCCGATCCGCGGATGTGGGTGGAGATCCTCTCGGCGAACCCGGGCCCGGTGGCCGACGTCCTGGCCGGGATCGCGTCCGACCTGGAAGCCACGGTCGACGCGCTGCGCGGGCTCCAGTCGGCGGACGTCGAGAAGCGCCGCGGCGGCGCGGCCGGCATCGAGGACGTACTGAAGCGGGGCAACGCGGGCCGGGTGCGGGTGCCGGGCAAGCACGGCGCGGCGCCCGTCGCGTACGAGACGGTCGCCGTGCTGATCAGCGACCAGCCGGGCGAGCTCGCGCGGATCTTCGCCGACGCCGGGCGGGCCGGGGTCAACATCGAGGACGTGCGGATCGAGCACGCCACGGGCCAGCAGGCCGGTCTCGTCCAGCTGATGGTCGACCCGAGGGCCGCCGCCGCCCTCACCGCGGAGCTGCGCGAACGCGGCTGGGCCCTGCGCCAGCAGTAG
- the cmk gene encoding (d)CMP kinase — translation METAAPSAVIVAIDGPSGTGKSSTSKAVAAKLGLRYLDTGAQYRAITWWMITNGIDTEDPHAIAVAAGKPGIVSGTDPAAPTITVDGLDASGPIRTQEVTSKVSAVSAVPEVRTLITELQRSIAASAEGGIVVEGRDIGTTVLPDADLKIFLTASPEARAARRSGELRGKEASDLAATKEALVKRDAADSSRKTSPLAKAGDAVEVDTTELTLDQVIECVVTLVEEKRAART, via the coding sequence GTGGAAACCGCAGCTCCGTCCGCCGTGATCGTCGCCATCGACGGTCCCTCCGGCACGGGCAAGTCCAGCACCTCCAAGGCCGTGGCCGCCAAGCTCGGGCTGCGCTACCTGGACACCGGTGCCCAGTACCGGGCCATCACCTGGTGGATGATCACCAACGGGATCGACACCGAGGACCCGCACGCCATCGCCGTGGCGGCCGGCAAGCCCGGCATCGTCTCCGGTACGGACCCGGCCGCGCCGACCATCACGGTCGACGGCCTGGACGCCTCCGGCCCGATCCGCACGCAGGAGGTCACCTCCAAGGTCAGCGCCGTCAGCGCCGTCCCCGAGGTGCGCACCCTGATCACCGAGCTCCAGCGCTCCATCGCGGCCTCGGCCGAGGGCGGGATCGTCGTCGAGGGGCGGGACATCGGCACCACCGTCCTGCCCGACGCCGACCTCAAGATCTTCCTGACCGCGTCCCCCGAGGCCCGCGCCGCGCGCCGCAGCGGTGAGCTGCGCGGCAAGGAGGCCTCGGACCTCGCGGCCACCAAGGAAGCCCTGGTCAAGCGCGACGCCGCCGACTCGAGCCGCAAGACCTCCCCGCTGGCCAAGGCCGGCGACGCCGTCGAGGTCGACACCACCGAGCTCACGCTCGACCAGGTGATCGAGTGCGTCGTGACGCTGGTGGAGGAGAAGCGGGCGGCGCGCACGTGA
- a CDS encoding lysophospholipid acyltransferase family protein → MYGLWKPRVLGAWRVPASGPVILAVNHAHNIDGPMVMGTAPRPLHFLIKREAYIGPLGPFLDGIGQVKVDRTGTDRGAITKALAVLENGGALGIFPEGSRGEGDFASLRAGLAYFAVRSGAPVVPVAVLGSTERQGRLVRGLPPFKSRVDVVFGSAFDAGDGTGRRTRTALDEATVRIQSRLTAHLADAKRLTGR, encoded by the coding sequence ATGTACGGGCTGTGGAAGCCGCGCGTACTGGGCGCCTGGCGCGTGCCCGCCTCGGGCCCTGTCATCCTTGCCGTGAATCACGCGCACAACATCGACGGCCCCATGGTCATGGGCACCGCTCCGCGGCCGCTGCACTTCCTCATCAAGAGGGAGGCGTACATCGGCCCGCTCGGCCCGTTCCTGGACGGGATCGGCCAGGTCAAGGTCGACCGTACGGGCACGGACCGGGGCGCGATCACCAAGGCGCTCGCGGTGCTCGAGAACGGCGGCGCCCTGGGGATCTTCCCCGAGGGCTCCCGCGGTGAGGGCGACTTCGCCTCGCTGCGCGCCGGGCTCGCGTACTTCGCGGTCCGCAGCGGCGCGCCCGTCGTGCCCGTGGCCGTGCTCGGCAGCACCGAGCGCCAAGGGCGGCTGGTCCGCGGACTGCCGCCGTTCAAGAGCCGGGTCGACGTCGTCTTCGGCTCCGCCTTCGACGCGGGCGACGGCACCGGCCGCCGCACCCGTACGGCCCTGGACGAGGCCACCGTACGCATCCAGAGCAGGCTGACCGCCCACCTGGCCGATGCCAAGCGCCTCACCGGGCGCTGA
- the der gene encoding ribosome biogenesis GTPase Der: MNDQHDHGALGDAEYAEFMELAAEEGFDAEDVEGAIAEAGHGPLPVLAVVGRPNVGKSTLVNRIIGRREAVVEDKPGVTRDRVTYEAEWAGRRFKVVDTGGWEQDVLGIDAAVAAQAEYAIKTADAVVFVVDAKVGATDSDEAVVKLLRRAGKPVVLCANKVDGQSGESDAASLWSLGLGQPHPVSSLHGRGTGDMLDAVLEALPEAPEQTFGGAPVGGPRRIALIGRPNVGKSSLLNKVAKEDRVVVNELAGTTRDPVDELIELGGVTWKFVDTAGIRKKVHLQQGADYYASLRTASAVEKAEVAVILIDTTETISVQDQRIITMAVESGRAIVIAYNKWDELDEERRYYLEREIETEMQQVAWAPRVNVSALTGRHMEKLVPAIETALAGWETRVPTGRLNSFLGEVVAAHPHPIRGGKQPRILFGTQAGSKPPRFVLFASGFLEHGYRRFIERRLREEFGFEGTPIHISVRVREKRGAQYKKK; the protein is encoded by the coding sequence ATGAACGACCAGCACGACCACGGAGCGCTCGGCGATGCCGAGTACGCGGAGTTCATGGAGCTCGCCGCGGAGGAAGGCTTCGACGCAGAGGACGTCGAGGGCGCGATCGCGGAGGCCGGCCACGGGCCGCTGCCCGTGCTCGCCGTCGTCGGCCGCCCCAATGTCGGCAAGTCGACCCTGGTGAACCGCATCATCGGCCGCCGCGAGGCGGTCGTCGAGGACAAGCCCGGCGTCACCCGCGACCGCGTCACGTACGAGGCCGAGTGGGCCGGCCGCCGGTTCAAGGTCGTCGACACCGGCGGCTGGGAGCAGGACGTCCTCGGCATCGACGCCGCCGTCGCCGCCCAGGCCGAGTACGCCATCAAGACCGCCGACGCGGTCGTCTTCGTCGTCGACGCCAAGGTCGGCGCCACCGACAGCGACGAGGCCGTGGTCAAGCTGCTGCGCCGGGCCGGCAAGCCCGTCGTCCTGTGCGCGAACAAGGTCGACGGCCAGAGCGGCGAGTCCGACGCGGCCTCCCTGTGGTCCCTGGGCCTCGGCCAGCCGCACCCGGTCTCCTCGCTGCACGGCCGCGGTACGGGCGACATGCTCGACGCCGTCCTCGAGGCGCTGCCCGAGGCGCCCGAGCAGACCTTCGGCGGCGCCCCGGTGGGCGGGCCCCGGCGCATCGCGCTCATCGGCCGCCCGAACGTCGGCAAGTCCTCGCTGCTCAACAAGGTCGCGAAGGAGGACCGGGTCGTCGTCAACGAGCTGGCCGGCACCACCCGCGACCCGGTCGACGAGCTGATCGAGCTCGGCGGCGTCACCTGGAAGTTCGTGGACACCGCGGGCATCCGCAAGAAGGTGCACCTCCAGCAGGGCGCCGACTACTACGCCTCCCTGCGCACGGCCTCCGCCGTCGAGAAGGCGGAGGTCGCGGTCATCCTGATCGACACCACCGAGACGATCAGCGTCCAGGACCAGCGCATCATCACCATGGCCGTCGAGTCCGGGCGTGCGATCGTGATCGCGTACAACAAGTGGGACGAGCTCGACGAGGAGCGCCGCTACTACCTCGAGCGCGAGATCGAGACCGAGATGCAGCAGGTCGCCTGGGCGCCCCGCGTCAACGTCTCGGCGCTCACCGGCCGCCACATGGAGAAGCTGGTCCCCGCGATCGAGACTGCCCTCGCGGGCTGGGAGACGCGCGTTCCGACCGGCCGGCTGAACTCCTTCCTCGGCGAGGTCGTCGCGGCCCACCCGCACCCGATCCGCGGCGGCAAGCAGCCCCGCATCCTGTTCGGCACCCAGGCGGGGAGCAAGCCGCCGCGGTTCGTCCTCTTCGCCTCCGGCTTCCTGGAGCACGGCTACCGGCGCTTCATCGAGCGCCGCCTGCGCGAGGAGTTCGGCTTCGAGGGGACGCCGATCCACATCTCCGTGCGGGTGCGCGAGAAGCGCGGCGCGCAGTACAAGAAGAAGTAG
- a CDS encoding LysM peptidoglycan-binding domain-containing protein — protein sequence MPDLRIRRAASAAAAAAALALVLVLPSRAGAAPPPPAPGPAGAAHPGSPGIIGTGPGDCGPGGQWPWDCVADCESSGRWAVNTGNGFYGGLQFWQPTWEDHGGLLFAARADLASREQQIRVAEHVLGSQGWDAWPVCSKRYGLAGRMHVVRAGDTLDGIARRYRVTGGWQALYEANRAVIGPKPRALVVGTLLALPASDPPPVAPPAPADPPAPVGPTAPVAPAARPVPSAPAATPPGRRPRPSQAPAGSKPVPSPAATPPGPKPRPSPAALPGS from the coding sequence ATGCCCGACCTCCGGATCCGGCGGGCCGCCTCGGCGGCCGCTGCCGCCGCCGCGCTGGCTCTCGTCCTCGTCCTCCCGTCGAGGGCCGGCGCGGCCCCGCCGCCCCCCGCGCCCGGGCCCGCGGGGGCCGCCCACCCCGGCTCGCCCGGGATCATCGGGACCGGACCGGGGGACTGCGGGCCGGGCGGGCAATGGCCCTGGGACTGCGTGGCCGACTGCGAGAGCAGCGGGCGCTGGGCGGTCAACACCGGCAACGGCTTCTACGGGGGCCTGCAGTTCTGGCAGCCGACCTGGGAGGACCACGGGGGGCTGCTGTTCGCGGCGCGGGCCGATCTGGCGAGCCGGGAGCAGCAGATCCGGGTGGCGGAACACGTGCTGGGTTCCCAGGGGTGGGACGCGTGGCCGGTGTGCTCGAAGCGGTACGGGCTGGCGGGGCGGATGCACGTGGTCCGGGCCGGGGACACGCTGGACGGGATCGCCCGGCGGTACCGGGTGACGGGCGGGTGGCAGGCGCTGTACGAGGCGAACCGGGCGGTGATCGGGCCGAAGCCGCGGGCGCTGGTGGTCGGCACCCTGCTGGCCCTCCCGGCCTCGGACCCGCCGCCGGTGGCTCCGCCGGCCCCGGCGGACCCGCCCGCGCCGGTGGGGCCGACCGCTCCGGTGGCTCCGGCCGCCCGGCCCGTACCGTCCGCCCCGGCGGCGACGCCCCCGGGCCGGAGGCCCAGGCCGAGTCAGGCCCCCGCGGGCTCGAAGCCCGTGCCGAGTCCGGCCGCGACGCCCCCGGGCCCGAAGCCGAGGCCGAGTCCGGCGGCGCTGCCGGGTTCTTGA